A genomic window from Vigna radiata var. radiata cultivar VC1973A chromosome 2, Vradiata_ver6, whole genome shotgun sequence includes:
- the LOC106755886 gene encoding homeobox-leucine zipper protein ATHB-52, with protein sequence MGDLIFSFKTQQEHGHQRAKHNKKRLTEEQVTILEKCFASNMKLEPEQKFHLANQLAVPPRQVAIWYQNKRARWKTQSLEMDHGVLQAKLENVMAEKKQLEKDVERLKSELKKAQEMLLIGDVVKGGKNSNNNNNNNGSCCEFSTSLEEGGSSGVVLDDHECWQSGEVMQVEELYAYFMGANYGSGLHEKRA encoded by the coding sequence ATGGGGGATCTCATCTTCTCCTTCAAGACCCAGCAGGAACATGGTCACCAGAGAGCAAAACACAACAAGAAGAGGTTAACCGAGGAGCAGGTTACCATCCTTGAGAAATGCTTTGCTTCCAACATGAAGCTTGAGCCGGAGCAGAAGTTCCACCTTGCAAACCAACTTGCTGTTCCTCCAAGACAAGTTGCCATTTGGTACCAGAACAAAAGGGCACGCTGGAAGACTCAGAGCCTTGAGATGGACCATGGTGTGCTTCAGGCAAAGCTTGAGAATGTCATGGCCGAAAAGAAGCAGCTCGAGAAAGATGTCGAAAGGCTCAAATCTGAGCTCAAGAAAGCCCAAGAGATGCTGCTAATTGGTGATGTTGTCAAAGGTGGAAAAaatagcaataataataataataataatggttcTTGCTGTGAGTTTTCGACTTCTTTGGAAGAGGGAGGGAGTTCTGGTGTGGTGCTTGATGATCATGAGTGTTGGCAAAGTGGTGAGGTTATGCAGGTTGAGGAGCTGTATGCTTACTTCATGGGTGCAAATTATGGGTCAGGCTTGCATGAGAAAAGGGCATAA